One Gimesia aquarii DNA segment encodes these proteins:
- a CDS encoding PIG-L deacetylase family protein has translation MADQKTLLAIGAHFDDCVYGVPGVMLKAVAKNYRVVQLILIGDYSNWPPTKGREEAFRKSVISIAHNFGVETRFLDFASHQYDTYEKTKQKVAAAVHEIKPDIALQMWEYDHHHDHTVASQLSKIALNHGGRVLNQDRFKNPRTIYHYDNGPGHTVGFEPDTFVDVTDYWNKSMEWLGRYMALQRNVDYDPTQAHGALQGKETLARYRGQTCRVKYAEALWAPRKQPVEIFN, from the coding sequence ATGGCTGATCAAAAGACATTACTGGCAATTGGTGCTCATTTTGATGATTGCGTGTATGGTGTACCTGGTGTCATGTTAAAAGCAGTTGCGAAAAACTATCGAGTGGTCCAGCTCATTCTGATTGGCGACTACAGCAACTGGCCTCCCACTAAAGGTCGCGAAGAGGCATTTAGAAAATCTGTGATCAGTATTGCTCATAATTTTGGTGTCGAAACCCGATTTCTTGATTTCGCATCTCATCAATATGATACATACGAAAAAACCAAACAAAAAGTAGCTGCCGCTGTTCACGAGATCAAGCCGGACATTGCCCTGCAAATGTGGGAATACGATCATCATCACGATCATACTGTTGCATCTCAGCTTAGTAAGATTGCCCTCAATCACGGTGGGCGAGTGCTCAATCAAGATCGATTCAAAAACCCACGCACGATTTATCATTATGATAATGGCCCGGGGCATACGGTTGGATTTGAGCCAGACACATTTGTCGATGTGACCGATTACTGGAATAAATCAATGGAATGGCTCGGCCGTTATATGGCTTTGCAGAGGAACGTTGACTATGATCCCACACAGGCCCATGGAGCCTTACAGGGCAAAGAAACATTAGCCCGATATCGCGGTCAAACGTGCCGCGTCAAATATGCAGAAGCACTCTGGGCTCCCCGTAAGCAACCCGTAGAAATTTTTAATTGA
- a CDS encoding glutamine synthetase family protein: MYRETIEKQLKSENIELIRAIYVGPDGISRGKAFRPGNLDEIMESGLGLTQAQASVNVFDHLPQTSKFQPVGEVRIRPDLSTFQVLPYLAGHARMLSDIETIDGQPWELCPRSLLKSFLAKLAEKEMTIRTAFENEFTIFKKVEQLWKPLDQLNCFSSTAMDLASPYILPMISALEKQGVMVEKYYPEAGHGQHEIPVRHQIGLQAADQQVVFKETVRGIALANDFRVSFMPKASPDSAGNGCHIHFSLWDAQCQRNLFYDADGDQCLSQTARHFMAGILDHLPALMAFTAPTTNSYKRFVERCWSSSYICWGPDNREATVRAASGFKGHEAATVNLEYKPSDPTCNPYLALSGLICAGLDGIEKAADPGEPVLTDPALLSTQERKDRGITGYPANLASALDALAQNDVLQAGFGESLITDYITMKRAEIEMLDALGTDAEQQAYQFRF, encoded by the coding sequence ATGTACCGCGAAACGATAGAGAAACAGTTAAAATCTGAGAACATCGAACTGATACGTGCCATTTATGTTGGACCGGATGGGATCTCACGTGGAAAAGCGTTTCGCCCCGGTAATCTTGATGAAATTATGGAGTCTGGTCTAGGGCTGACTCAAGCACAAGCTTCGGTGAATGTCTTTGATCATTTGCCACAAACAAGTAAATTTCAGCCGGTGGGAGAAGTTCGTATTCGGCCTGATCTCTCTACATTCCAAGTGTTACCATATCTCGCAGGGCATGCCCGTATGCTTTCGGATATCGAAACCATCGATGGCCAGCCCTGGGAACTTTGTCCGCGTAGTCTATTAAAGTCATTTCTTGCCAAACTAGCTGAAAAAGAAATGACGATTCGCACTGCCTTTGAAAATGAATTTACCATATTCAAAAAAGTGGAACAGTTATGGAAACCTCTGGACCAGTTAAACTGTTTCAGTTCGACTGCCATGGATCTGGCCAGTCCCTACATTCTACCAATGATCTCTGCGCTCGAAAAACAGGGCGTCATGGTTGAAAAATACTATCCGGAAGCAGGCCACGGACAGCATGAAATTCCCGTTCGTCATCAGATTGGTTTACAGGCCGCTGATCAACAAGTTGTGTTTAAGGAGACAGTACGTGGGATAGCATTAGCGAACGACTTCCGTGTGTCGTTCATGCCCAAAGCCTCGCCAGACTCAGCAGGAAATGGTTGTCACATTCATTTTAGTCTCTGGGATGCTCAATGCCAGCGAAACTTATTTTACGATGCTGACGGAGATCAGTGTCTTTCTCAAACGGCCCGCCATTTCATGGCAGGCATCCTTGACCATCTCCCTGCATTGATGGCATTTACGGCACCGACCACAAATTCGTATAAGCGTTTTGTGGAACGTTGTTGGAGTTCGAGTTATATTTGCTGGGGTCCGGACAATCGTGAGGCGACGGTGCGTGCTGCCTCTGGTTTTAAAGGACACGAAGCAGCGACTGTCAATCTCGAATATAAACCCTCAGACCCCACCTGTAACCCTTATCTGGCGTTATCCGGCCTGATCTGTGCAGGTCTGGATGGCATTGAGAAAGCAGCCGATCCAGGAGAACCAGTATTAACAGATCCCGCTCTGCTTTCAACACAAGAACGAAAAGACCGTGGCATAACAGGCTATCCTGCGAATCTGGCATCAGCGTTGGATGCATTGGCTCAGAATGACGTTTTGCAGGCAGGTTTTGGCGAAAGCCTGATCACTGACTATATCACAATGAAACGGGCAGAAATTGAAATGCTCGATGCACTCGGCACTGACGCAGAACAGCAGGCTTATCAGTTCCGCTTTTGA
- a CDS encoding globin, with protein sequence MSTEELYEHLGEDQLRRLIAAFYSRVKSDDILKPMYPADDFSGAEYRLKEFLVYRLGGPQRYLEERGHPALRMRHAPFAIDQSARDRWIELMNQAMLEVDLPTEAAEILKSFFDQMATFLINRAG encoded by the coding sequence ATGAGTACAGAAGAACTTTATGAGCACTTAGGTGAAGATCAACTGCGACGACTGATCGCTGCGTTTTATTCCAGAGTAAAATCGGATGACATTCTGAAACCCATGTATCCTGCTGATGACTTCTCAGGAGCAGAATATCGATTGAAGGAATTTCTGGTTTATCGATTGGGAGGTCCACAACGCTATCTCGAAGAGCGCGGGCACCCTGCATTGCGAATGCGACATGCTCCCTTTGCCATTGACCAAAGTGCCCGGGATCGGTGGATCGAATTAATGAATCAAGCTATGCTTGAAGTCGACTTACCAACAGAGGCCGCTGAAATACTGAAATCGTTCTTCGATCAGATGGCAACTTTTTTGATCAATCGAGCGGGATGA
- a CDS encoding FadR/GntR family transcriptional regulator, translating into MSNTFESGNKNMLEPAMSLSAQIAERICERIQDEKLVPGTYLGTVDKLTEQFGVSRTVIREAIGSLRGLGIITGRPKLGLSVAEGDVQSVLRKALIPRTTNKKGWLELAKFRVVIEIGSMPLAIENTTTEQIDRLNLLVTEQKQLLEDQQKDPSRVFQEFIQKDLLFHETLLEAANQDLISQFHQVLVKYFYQGETYFPSPTIKMVHEHADIVKSITDRDSASALQAMNVHLSPILKLIKTANA; encoded by the coding sequence ATGTCGAACACTTTCGAATCGGGAAATAAGAATATGTTGGAACCGGCAATGTCGCTTAGTGCACAAATTGCCGAGCGCATCTGTGAACGGATACAAGATGAGAAATTAGTGCCTGGGACTTATCTGGGAACTGTCGACAAGTTAACCGAGCAATTTGGTGTTTCACGAACTGTCATCAGAGAAGCCATCGGCAGTTTACGCGGCTTGGGAATCATCACAGGACGCCCGAAACTCGGTCTGTCTGTTGCCGAAGGAGATGTTCAATCTGTACTACGAAAAGCGCTCATCCCTCGTACAACCAATAAAAAAGGTTGGCTTGAACTTGCGAAATTTCGTGTCGTGATTGAAATCGGTTCCATGCCTTTAGCCATCGAAAATACGACTACAGAGCAAATCGATCGGTTGAATCTGCTTGTTACCGAGCAAAAACAATTGCTGGAAGATCAGCAAAAAGATCCCTCGCGCGTATTTCAAGAGTTCATTCAGAAAGACCTCTTATTTCACGAAACGCTTCTCGAGGCAGCCAATCAAGATTTGATTTCGCAATTCCACCAGGTACTTGTGAAATACTTCTATCAGGGTGAAACGTACTTTCCCTCTCCTACAATCAAAATGGTTCATGAACATGCTGACATCGTGAAATCGATTACAGATCGTGACAGTGCATCCGCCTTACAAGCAATGAACGTTCATTTAAGCCCGATCCTGAAATTGATTAAAACCGCTAATGCATAA
- a CDS encoding cupin domain-containing protein, with product MALSHARAGEVVSVEPLGSELESTNTTTLVKTDHLEIIRLILKSGKSLPNHIAPGILIVQCLEGRVLFQCLGETHELTPGQFLHLPDAEPHAVESLESAALLLTIVRTPSNDPVIDETSEKS from the coding sequence ATGGCTCTGTCGCATGCAAGGGCAGGTGAAGTAGTCAGTGTAGAGCCGCTCGGATCTGAGTTGGAATCAACGAATACCACCACGCTGGTGAAAACAGATCACCTGGAAATCATTCGTTTGATTTTGAAGTCTGGTAAATCACTACCAAACCACATCGCGCCTGGAATCTTAATTGTTCAATGTCTTGAGGGACGCGTCCTTTTTCAATGTCTGGGAGAAACTCACGAACTCACTCCGGGACAGTTTTTACATCTGCCGGATGCCGAGCCCCATGCTGTCGAAAGCCTGGAGTCGGCTGCACTGCTACTCACAATAGTTCGTACACCCTCAAATGATCCAGTAATCGATGAAACGTCTGAGAAGTCTTGA
- a CDS encoding HD domain-containing phosphohydrolase — MIDSTLNKSMVENPETLINCNEFDGCSIAIIDDEKINLDMIQYYLEMEGFTNLISTEDSSSAFSMIESERPDLILSDINMPEVSGLDILAQIRGHRELADTPVIILTASSDNETKISALRQGATDLLAKPIHHGELIARIRNVLKVKVSQDQLKAHSESLEQAVRLRTKELEASRLSVIQCLARAAEFRDDDTGQHVIRVGKYARIIGEELGFSERELWLLEPAAQLHDVGKIGIEDSILLKPGKLTPEEYDSMKKHCGFGKRIVDCLPEHEAQLIRMHTEMGAKIMDIPDSPILSLAKVIAMTHHERWDGTGYPLGLEGKDIPIQGRITAVADVFDALTSKRSYKPAFSLTKSFKILEEGRATQFDPEVLDAFFSRRQDIIQVQIDYAETE; from the coding sequence ATGATCGATTCGACATTGAATAAATCTATGGTTGAGAACCCAGAAACACTAATTAACTGCAATGAGTTTGATGGGTGTAGTATTGCGATCATAGATGATGAGAAAATTAATCTCGATATGATTCAGTATTATCTGGAAATGGAAGGATTTACGAATCTGATATCGACAGAAGATTCCTCCTCAGCATTTTCTATGATTGAGTCGGAGCGGCCTGATCTGATTTTGTCGGATATTAATATGCCAGAGGTGTCGGGTTTGGATATTTTGGCACAAATTCGTGGCCATAGAGAATTGGCGGATACCCCTGTCATCATTCTCACAGCTAGTTCTGATAACGAAACCAAAATATCTGCCTTGAGACAAGGGGCAACTGACTTGCTTGCCAAGCCGATTCATCATGGAGAGCTGATTGCACGAATTCGAAATGTTTTAAAAGTGAAAGTATCTCAGGATCAGCTTAAAGCACATTCAGAAAGCCTTGAACAAGCCGTGCGATTGAGAACGAAAGAACTTGAAGCATCACGATTGAGTGTGATCCAGTGTCTGGCGCGTGCTGCTGAGTTTCGAGACGATGATACAGGTCAGCATGTAATTCGAGTTGGTAAGTATGCACGTATTATTGGAGAGGAATTAGGATTCTCAGAACGAGAGCTATGGCTGTTAGAACCTGCTGCCCAATTACATGATGTTGGCAAGATCGGGATCGAAGATTCAATTCTGCTCAAACCTGGCAAACTGACACCCGAAGAGTATGATTCGATGAAAAAACATTGTGGTTTCGGAAAGAGAATTGTTGACTGTCTACCCGAGCATGAAGCGCAATTGATTCGGATGCATACTGAAATGGGAGCGAAAATTATGGATATTCCCGACTCTCCTATCCTCTCTCTGGCAAAAGTCATTGCCATGACGCACCACGAGCGCTGGGATGGCACGGGGTACCCTTTGGGCTTAGAGGGCAAAGACATTCCGATTCAGGGACGAATTACTGCGGTCGCTGATGTTTTTGATGCTCTCACGAGTAAACGATCTTATAAACCTGCTTTTTCCCTAACAAAGTCTTTCAAAATTCTTGAAGAAGGTCGGGCGACTCAATTCGATCCAGAAGTGCTAGATGCTTTCTTTTCGCGTCGGCAGGATATTATCCAGGTTCAAATTGATTACGCGGAGACCGAATGA
- a CDS encoding HIT domain-containing protein gives MKLDDRLQADCHLLYEIEESTLLLMNNSLVSWFILVPHCDEIELTNLPFDQQTAILKEINLVSRFIQQSFLPDKMNIAALGNVVSQLHVHIIGRKHNDPYWPAPVWGHSQTQTYLDEEVNTIKRNFKSFYAAEHSET, from the coding sequence ATGAAACTCGATGATCGCTTGCAGGCAGACTGTCACCTTCTATATGAGATTGAAGAATCAACGCTTCTGTTGATGAATAATTCGCTGGTAAGCTGGTTTATCTTAGTACCTCATTGTGATGAAATTGAGCTAACGAATTTACCCTTCGATCAGCAAACCGCAATTCTGAAAGAAATCAATCTGGTATCTCGATTCATTCAACAGTCATTTCTCCCTGACAAAATGAATATTGCAGCTCTGGGCAATGTCGTCAGTCAATTACATGTGCATATCATCGGCAGGAAACACAATGATCCCTATTGGCCCGCTCCTGTATGGGGACATTCCCAAACTCAAACTTATTTGGATGAAGAAGTAAACACTATCAAAAGAAACTTTAAATCATTTTATGCGGCTGAACATAGCGAGACATAA
- a CDS encoding response regulator, which produces MTYNPYNLTTNSTLTDLELRDDSLTPETLGSEVERFFKSRPDINGVLIRDEHQFYGLLSRTSCFENMTQSFCGTTFSRRPVKMLVEHLKTTSLQLNETAPISEAVREILGRPSAGAYEPIIVKCDNDEYRFLDITTLMSAQCDLQLRQKKIAEDANHEKSNFLANMSHEIRTPLNGILGFTDVLRRGVESKEKQQEYLDVIYKNGEHLLGLINDILDLSKIEAGCMEFEKLDCSPHKIISDVLSTMRVQAKPKGLYLECQWESGVPEMINTDPTRLRQILMNLVGNAVKFTTEGGVKLIAKLDVSHNPPQFIVEVHDTGIGIKPENMKNIFSAFTQADSSITRSFGGTGLGLTICRQIAEGLGGDLAVESEVGQGSVFRLRVDAGTMEDVKIFDVPPTEALTAESYTKRNYEASNQLQSLRVLLVDDGKTNRDLVSLVLTNANAVVTCAENGEEALSEYEDGLFDLILMDMQMPEMDGYTATQILRSRGCSLPIIALTANAMRGDRKKCLEAGCSDFLTKPINIDSLLQTVGVYSPLSDAITQSQPEEKPYCLTTNDNIPILSDLPTDIPQLFQIVEEFIQRFKLKIEEMQMALDKENWKLLEELAHWLKGTGGTAGFGCLTELAYQLESAAQQKEKESANLLISELRTMGSRLTTKNAVSSV; this is translated from the coding sequence GTGACTTACAATCCCTACAATCTGACAACCAATTCGACATTAACTGATCTTGAGTTACGTGATGATTCTCTCACTCCGGAGACTCTTGGCTCAGAAGTCGAGCGGTTTTTTAAATCCCGGCCGGATATCAATGGTGTGTTGATACGGGATGAGCATCAGTTTTATGGTTTACTCTCAAGAACTTCCTGCTTTGAGAATATGACCCAATCATTTTGTGGAACCACTTTTTCACGGAGACCCGTTAAGATGCTGGTTGAGCATCTAAAAACGACGTCGCTGCAACTGAATGAGACCGCGCCAATCAGTGAAGCCGTCCGCGAGATATTAGGTCGTCCTTCAGCGGGGGCTTATGAACCCATCATTGTGAAATGTGATAACGACGAATACCGTTTTCTCGATATCACAACTCTCATGAGTGCACAGTGTGACCTTCAACTCAGACAGAAAAAGATTGCTGAAGATGCAAATCATGAGAAGAGTAACTTTCTGGCCAATATGAGCCATGAAATACGCACACCGTTGAATGGAATTTTGGGTTTTACCGATGTACTGAGACGTGGAGTTGAATCAAAAGAGAAACAGCAAGAATATTTAGATGTGATCTACAAGAACGGAGAGCATCTCCTTGGTTTGATCAACGATATTCTAGATCTTTCCAAGATTGAAGCTGGCTGTATGGAGTTCGAAAAACTGGATTGCTCACCGCATAAGATTATCTCTGATGTACTCTCAACGATGCGTGTTCAAGCAAAACCTAAAGGCCTCTATCTGGAGTGTCAGTGGGAAAGTGGCGTTCCCGAAATGATTAACACGGACCCTACTCGATTACGACAGATATTGATGAATCTGGTTGGAAACGCAGTGAAATTTACAACAGAGGGTGGTGTGAAACTGATTGCAAAATTGGACGTTTCACATAATCCACCACAATTTATTGTTGAAGTGCATGATACAGGGATTGGGATTAAGCCCGAGAACATGAAAAATATCTTTTCTGCCTTTACACAAGCGGATTCTTCTATCACACGCAGTTTTGGAGGAACCGGACTAGGACTGACAATCTGCCGCCAAATTGCAGAAGGGTTAGGAGGTGACCTTGCTGTAGAAAGTGAAGTCGGTCAAGGGAGTGTGTTCCGGCTTCGAGTAGATGCGGGAACAATGGAAGATGTGAAGATCTTTGATGTACCACCAACAGAGGCGCTTACTGCAGAATCGTATACGAAACGCAATTATGAAGCATCAAATCAGCTTCAATCCCTCCGAGTTTTACTAGTTGATGACGGTAAAACGAATCGGGATTTGGTTTCGTTGGTGCTAACAAATGCCAATGCGGTAGTGACATGTGCAGAAAATGGTGAAGAGGCACTCTCTGAATATGAAGACGGTTTATTTGATCTCATTTTGATGGATATGCAAATGCCGGAGATGGATGGTTATACGGCGACCCAAATTTTGCGATCGCGTGGCTGCTCATTACCAATCATTGCACTTACAGCAAATGCAATGCGTGGAGATCGTAAAAAGTGTCTTGAAGCAGGTTGTTCTGACTTTCTCACCAAACCGATCAATATCGATAGTTTACTTCAAACGGTAGGCGTGTATTCACCCCTGAGTGATGCGATCACACAGTCTCAGCCAGAAGAAAAACCTTATTGTCTGACTACAAATGACAATATACCTATTCTGTCAGATCTTCCCACAGACATACCGCAATTATTTCAAATCGTCGAAGAATTTATTCAACGCTTCAAATTAAAAATTGAAGAGATGCAGATGGCATTGGATAAGGAGAATTGGAAACTGTTAGAAGAGCTAGCACATTGGCTAAAGGGCACCGGAGGTACCGCGGGATTTGGTTGTCTGACAGAACTTGCATATCAATTAGAATCAGCTGCTCAACAAAAAGAAAAAGAATCTGCGAATTTGTTAATTTCCGAACTCAGAACGATGGGGAGTCGCTTAACAACGAAAAACGCAGTTTCTAGCGTCTAA
- a CDS encoding Gfo/Idh/MocA family protein codes for MKNQPLRIGILGLIHDHAWDHLSQLQHSENATLIAAFDRNQELRDQINAEYDCPTYASAEELFANHELDGVYIFSSNHEGAQLALLAIEHGLAVMIEKPMAANLSQAEAMLTAANEENVCLMVNWPFAWWPQMQHAITMAKAGDIGDIWQVKYRAAHAGPKELGCSDYFCDWLLNSELNGAGAMMDYCCYGCVLASVLLGVPESITGIAGQYRPVSLGVEDNALITMQYPKAIATAEGSWSQIGTLTAYTTAIYGTKGTLMVEPRKKGPLMLATEEQPAGAEVKVQCPLLYLQTATEHFAHCVRTGEEPWLLCNPKFGLEAQRILETGIQQIKES; via the coding sequence ATGAAAAATCAACCTTTACGTATCGGTATCCTGGGTCTGATTCACGACCATGCCTGGGACCATTTGTCGCAATTACAACATTCCGAAAATGCCACACTGATTGCTGCTTTTGACAGGAATCAAGAGCTACGTGATCAGATCAATGCTGAATATGACTGCCCGACTTATGCTTCGGCTGAGGAGTTGTTTGCGAACCACGAGTTGGATGGCGTTTATATTTTCAGCAGTAATCATGAAGGAGCACAGCTTGCACTTTTGGCTATCGAGCATGGACTGGCTGTGATGATTGAAAAGCCCATGGCGGCGAATCTCTCACAGGCAGAAGCCATGCTGACTGCTGCCAACGAAGAGAATGTCTGCCTGATGGTCAATTGGCCCTTTGCCTGGTGGCCACAAATGCAACACGCGATCACAATGGCTAAGGCAGGAGACATTGGAGACATCTGGCAGGTCAAGTATCGTGCTGCGCATGCCGGCCCTAAAGAGCTGGGCTGTAGCGATTACTTCTGTGACTGGCTGCTTAATTCGGAATTAAATGGAGCGGGTGCCATGATGGATTACTGTTGTTATGGCTGTGTTCTCGCGAGTGTTTTACTAGGCGTGCCGGAATCAATCACTGGTATTGCCGGGCAATATCGACCAGTATCTCTAGGAGTCGAAGATAATGCTCTAATCACCATGCAATATCCTAAAGCAATCGCGACGGCAGAAGGCTCCTGGTCACAAATCGGCACACTGACGGCTTACACAACAGCCATTTATGGTACTAAAGGAACATTGATGGTTGAGCCACGAAAAAAGGGACCTTTGATGTTAGCAACTGAGGAACAGCCAGCCGGAGCAGAAGTCAAAGTCCAATGTCCATTGCTTTACCTGCAAACCGCCACCGAACATTTCGCACATTGCGTCCGAACCGGCGAAGAACCCTGGTTACTCTGCAACCCCAAATTTGGTCTCGAAGCGCAACGCATTCTGGAAACTGGAATACAGCAAATAAAAGAATCTTAA
- a CDS encoding PilZ domain-containing protein produces MKSFTDFYEYSTEQQQLLPKVVNLLSQIEERAKHIYGKQRAHPRIDFRGLIVVSFSIDFSEPIEIYSGEMITVLGRSVSQSGISLICPDHIAQEELFLKLPLSESMDTWFSSKIVRKRRILDAFWEYGIQFQARLDV; encoded by the coding sequence TTGAAGAGTTTTACAGATTTTTACGAGTACTCAACCGAACAGCAACAACTCCTTCCCAAAGTCGTCAACTTACTCTCTCAGATTGAGGAGCGAGCTAAGCACATTTACGGGAAGCAGCGTGCTCATCCGAGAATTGATTTCCGCGGCTTGATAGTCGTCTCGTTTTCTATCGACTTTTCTGAACCGATTGAAATTTATTCCGGTGAAATGATTACAGTATTGGGACGCTCCGTTTCTCAATCCGGGATCTCGTTGATTTGCCCTGATCATATTGCACAAGAAGAACTGTTCTTGAAACTTCCTCTGAGTGAGTCCATGGATACCTGGTTCAGTTCCAAAATTGTTCGCAAACGAAGAATCCTGGATGCGTTCTGGGAATATGGTATTCAATTTCAGGCTCGTCTCGACGTCTAG
- a CDS encoding DinB family protein has product MSLALHIKASLELPTFIVNGYLEDLTNDDLFVRPAEKMNHLAWQLGHLIHSEHFHVTAVYPGTMPELPSGFKERYTAETAASENPADFHSKAEYIQLMQEQRQGTLNVLSDLSDEDLQKPSPETVRYLGPTIGCVFAGEATHWMMHAGQWAVIRRNLGKPPLY; this is encoded by the coding sequence ATGAGTCTGGCGTTGCATATCAAAGCGTCTTTGGAGCTTCCCACATTTATCGTTAATGGTTATCTCGAAGATCTAACAAATGACGATCTATTTGTCCGGCCTGCTGAGAAGATGAATCATCTCGCCTGGCAACTGGGACACTTGATTCATAGCGAGCATTTTCATGTGACCGCGGTTTATCCAGGTACTATGCCGGAACTCCCTTCTGGATTTAAAGAACGGTACACCGCTGAAACGGCAGCCAGTGAGAATCCCGCTGATTTTCATTCAAAAGCAGAATACATTCAACTGATGCAGGAGCAACGTCAGGGAACGTTGAATGTCCTTTCTGACCTCAGTGATGAAGATTTGCAAAAGCCATCGCCTGAAACAGTTCGCTATCTGGGACCAACCATTGGTTGCGTCTTTGCCGGAGAGGCAACTCATTGGATGATGCATGCCGGACAATGGGCGGTCATTCGACGTAATTTAGGAAAACCTCCATTATACTGA
- a CDS encoding leucine-rich repeat domain-containing protein, whose translation MKPLQGTVVLVFALSLIAGCTPKSEKKQTASEKSSGAIKVKEPVKTQVPPEEVNLADSLKAAGAKLKKDQDGYVIEVDLRGTQIDDHALKDIAGLSRLRYLLLNETKITDAGLEPVGKVATLQNLDLRNCNLNNKAISHLTGLSKLKALRLSGNSDIDDDAMVDINQLTNLKALMLDFLWVSGDGLSELKDLNHLEELYLAKTLVDDEGLTTLTQFPKLKKTRLSQNQISDEGLTIMAKLPQLEELDLSENSLLSDTGMEHLSGLSKLQKLNLWRVGLTDAGVEPLQGLTNLRWLNLDNTRLSNAGLKYLKDMKQLEFLHLGSTAVSDAGLADLEGLTSLKDLKLTRTAVTEKGVADLKQKLPNTEIQLKYIEGQ comes from the coding sequence ATGAAACCGTTACAGGGAACAGTGGTTCTCGTTTTTGCATTATCACTGATTGCAGGGTGCACACCAAAATCTGAGAAGAAACAAACTGCGTCCGAAAAGTCTTCAGGGGCAATAAAGGTAAAAGAACCTGTAAAAACACAGGTTCCACCTGAAGAAGTGAATCTGGCCGATTCATTGAAAGCGGCAGGAGCTAAGCTAAAAAAAGACCAAGATGGTTATGTCATCGAAGTCGATCTTCGGGGTACGCAAATCGATGATCACGCTCTCAAGGACATTGCGGGTTTATCACGTCTGCGTTATCTGTTGCTAAATGAAACCAAAATCACTGATGCCGGATTGGAGCCTGTTGGCAAAGTAGCCACGTTACAGAATCTGGATTTACGGAACTGCAATTTAAATAATAAGGCCATTTCCCATTTAACAGGACTCTCAAAACTCAAAGCACTGCGGCTGTCCGGCAATTCTGATATCGACGACGACGCGATGGTAGATATCAATCAACTAACGAACTTAAAAGCGTTAATGCTCGACTTTCTCTGGGTCAGCGGAGATGGCCTTTCAGAGTTGAAAGATCTGAATCACCTGGAAGAGTTGTATCTGGCAAAGACACTGGTTGATGATGAAGGCTTGACCACACTGACACAATTTCCCAAGTTGAAAAAAACGCGTTTATCTCAAAACCAGATTTCTGATGAAGGGCTTACGATCATGGCGAAGCTCCCTCAACTCGAAGAGCTTGACCTGAGCGAGAATAGTCTGCTCTCAGACACAGGTATGGAACACCTGTCTGGATTGAGTAAGCTACAAAAACTCAACCTCTGGCGTGTGGGGCTGACTGATGCCGGTGTGGAACCCTTACAAGGATTGACTAACTTACGCTGGCTCAATCTGGATAATACACGCTTGAGTAATGCAGGGTTGAAGTATTTGAAAGATATGAAACAGCTGGAGTTTCTGCACCTTGGTTCTACAGCGGTCTCTGATGCTGGATTAGCTGATCTGGAAGGATTGACGAGCCTCAAAGACCTGAAGCTGACACGTACTGCAGTCACAGAAAAAGGAGTGGCTGACTTAAAACAGAAACTGCCGAATACCGAAATTCAATTAAAATACATTGAAGGCCAGTAG